In a genomic window of Cytobacillus sp. FSL H8-0458:
- the speD gene encoding adenosylmethionine decarboxylase — translation METMGRHVISELWGCDFEKLNDMDFIEQTFVNAALKSGAEIREVAFHKFAPQGVSGVVIISESHLTIHSFPEHGYASIDVYTCGDLDPNIAADFIAEALGAQTRENIEIPRGMGPVQVKQAQVL, via the coding sequence ATGGAAACTATGGGTCGTCACGTTATCTCAGAACTTTGGGGATGCGATTTTGAAAAGTTAAATGATATGGATTTTATTGAGCAGACATTCGTAAATGCTGCATTAAAATCTGGTGCTGAAATTCGCGAGGTTGCATTTCATAAGTTTGCGCCACAGGGTGTAAGCGGAGTGGTGATCATCTCTGAATCTCATTTAACTATTCACAGCTTCCCGGAGCATGGCTATGCCAGCATTGATGTGTATACGTGTGGAGATCTTGACCCTAACATCGCTGCAGACTTTATTGCAGAAGCGTTAGGAGCTCAAACGCGTGAGAATATCGAAATTCCTCGCGGTATGGGTCCAGTTCAAGTTAAACAAGCTCAAGTACTTTAA